In Candidatus Moraniibacteriota bacterium, the sequence GTTGACAGCCGCGGAAGAGTGGACCGATTTAAGAAACTAATAGAGAAATCAGCACAGAAAAAGATTACTGAAAAACCTGCCCGTATCGCTACGCGAAGCGTTGCAGGCGGGGCGGCGGCCAAGAAAGAATCGCGCAAAAAACCAGCGGTAAAAAAGAAGGAAGAAAAGAAGAAAAAGAAAAAGTAATTGAAAATCTAAAAATCCCTGTCCTTTTTTCCGGCAGG encodes:
- the rpmE gene encoding 50S ribosomal protein L31 yields the protein MKKDIHPKYYDKATITCSCGAVFHTGSTREKMQVEICSQCHPFYTGKKKMVDSRGRVDRFKKLIEKSAQKKITEKPARIATRSVAGGAAAKKESRKKPAVKKKEEKKKKKK